A region of the Pricia mediterranea genome:
ATGCTGTTGACGGGTATTGCAATACGATAAGTCCGTACACCGAAAATCTCCAAGGCTTTATCTAAGCTAGTTTATTCCTGAATAATTTGCATTAAACCTTCCCTAGCGATGGAGTAGGCACTGAACCTTTGATAATTATCGGTAACTTTGTACAAAAGACATTATATGGACTTCAGTGCTCTTGCCTATAAAATTTTTCAGGAAAGTATAACAAAATACCACGTCAAAAACGACGTGGATCAAGCTTTTATCAACCCTTACAAAGAGGATGATATCGACGGATTGCTTTATCGAAAGAATTGGATAGATACGGTGCAATGGCATTATGAGGATATTATCCGTGACCCGGATATTGAGCCCCATGCGGCCTTAAAGCTCAAACGGAAGATAGATGCCAGCAATCAGGACCGGACGGATCTGGTGGAGTTTATCGACAGCTATTTCCTCCAAAAATACCGCACGGTCGAAGTTAAGAACAATGCCACTATCAATACGGAGAGCCCGGCCTGGGCCATCGACCGTCTTTCGATTTTGGCCTTAAAGATCTATCATATGAAGGAAGAGGCCGAGCGAACGGATGCTTCTTCCGACTACGTCAAAAAATGTCATCAAAAGCTCGAGGTATTGCTCGAGCAACGTAAAGATCTTTCCGCCGCGATCGATCAGCTTTTATCCGATATCGAGGCCGGGGATAAATACATGAAGGTTTACAAACAGATGAAGATGTACAACGATGAGGAAATGAATCCCGTGTTGCGCGGCATCAAGTAAGGGAGTCCCTATTCAATCAGGGGACGGTACTCAATCGCGGAAGTTAGCCTATCATCTATGTGTAGACCCGGTAAAACCGATAACGTCAATAGCCCCAACCCCAGCGAGGGCGGAGGGTCCCACATTCTCGTCATCCGGCTCTCCGCCATGGGCGATGTCGCCATGACGGTACCGGTGCTAACGGCACTTATCCAACGATATCCCCATCTTGAGATAACCGTACTTACCAAACCCTTTTTTGCGCCGATGTTCGCCCAGCTAAAACAGGTTGAAGTATTCGAGGCCGAGACCAAAGGCAGGCACAAGGGGGTATTCGGACTGCATACACTCTACAAAGACCTCAAAAATCGCGACATCGATTTGGTTGCGGACCTGCATAACGTACTTCGCAGTAAGGTCTTAAAGCGCTATTTCAACTTCGGGGGTATCCCTTTCGAGCAAATCGCCAAGGGCCGGAGGGAGAAGAAAGCCCTTACAGCCACGAAGAATAAGGTTTTCAAGGCTTTGAAGTCCACCCATGAACGCTATGCGGATGTTTTAGATGCCCTGGGCTTTCCGGTAGATCTGTCAAAAGCGAGCTGCTTGTATAAAGAAAAATTATCCGACAAGGTCTTGAAACTCGTCGGGCCCCACAATAAAAAATGGTTGGGCATCGCCCCGTTCGCTGCTTTTGAAGGAAAGATGTATCCCATGCATTTAATGAAGGAAGTTGTGCACCAGCTTAACAATACCGATAAGTATAAAATTTTCCTTTTCGGAGGGGGGCAGCAGGAGAAACAACAGCTCGAGTCTATGGCCACCGGCTTTTCTTCCTGTATCAACGTCAGCGGAACGCTTTCCTTTTCCGAAGAACTGGCCCTGATTTCCAACCTCGATGCCATGCTTTCCATGGATAGTGGCAATGGGCATCTTGCCGCCATGTACGGCATTCCGGTCATTACGATTTGGGGGGTGACCCATCCCTATGCCGGATTTTATCCGTTTGGGCAACCTGCCGAAAACGCCCTTTTGGCCAATCGTAAAAAGTTTCCGTTTATCCCTACTTCGATTTACGGCAAAAATATGCCCGAGGGCTATGAAAAGGCGATGGAAACGATTACACCGCCTGATGTCGTCAAGAAAATTGAAAAAGTGTTGTCCCAATCCTGATGTCCGTCGAATGTCATTTTTAACGGTGGTCGATATCTCGTCATGTCTTTCTAAGCGCGGCCTGAAATCCTATAGCAACCGTACAACCAAATTTTGTCAAAATGGAGAGGTTAAACCATAGCCATCTTGGGCTCCATCGTCTTGAAGTACGTCCGCACCTGCGACATAAAGCGGTATTTACGGACACTGGGGGCGGTTTCCACCATCAGCGTGCGTATCCCGACATAAGAACTCATCAGAAAAACGGCAACTCCTTCGCTATCGACATGCCTGTCGATATAGCCGTTGAATTTTCCGCGCTGTATAGCGGTCACCAGATTGACTTCCCAGACTTTGAGTATATCGTTTAGATGTTTCATAATCGTAGCGTTCCTACCGTTGAACTCGTTGATAAAATTACCGAGTGCAAAGCCAAAATCCAATTCGTTGTGCACGGCAGTTTCAAGGGCGTCCTCATAGCATTGCAGTAAAAGGTCTAAAGTGTTCTCATTGCCCTCGATAGGCTCTATCAGCAGACTGTACATTTTGCGCATCAAGAGGTTCTCGACAATCTGCACAAAGAAATCCTCTTTGGAATCGAAATGATAGTAAAACGCCCCTTTTGAAAGTGAAAGTTCCTTTAGAATATCATCGATACTGGTGTTGTAATATCCATTTTTGTAAAACAATTCCAGCCCAGTGGCTTGCATACGCTGCATCGTGGCCATGCGCTTGAGACTCTTTTCCATACTATTGCATTTTAATGGTGAACCGACCTAAGGGTCTTATTTATAGAACCGGCAAGTGATGGGTTTATTTAAAAGGAAAGATGTGCTGCGGATTTTTTCGCTGTATCGCAGTATCCTCCATACTTCGTCTTTGGTAGGATGTAGAACACCGACTAAATCGTCGGTTCAAGGATGTATTACCGGTTCGATGATGGAGCGCGAGCTGTGGGACATATATCGGTTGGCCAAGATAGGAACGGAATAGTACCGCTGTTCTGCAGTCTGCCCACCCTTACTCCGTTACCGACCCCTGACAACTGCTTCCGGCCCCGGCCGTACAGCCGTAGCAATGTTGCGAAACGACGATGTTTCTATCGTTGAGCACATCTTCATTGTAATCCTTGATATGTTTGACCTTACTGGCCACCTTTAGATCGAGCATTTGGTTGAAATCGCAATCGTAGAGCCAGCCGTCCCAACCTACGGAAATGGTATTCGTGCACATCAGGTTCTCGACCGCTGCGGGATTATAGGCTTCCACTAGGGCATACATATAGTCCTCATAATTCTCCGAGGCGATGAGATAGTCCAAAAAACGGGCGATGGGCAGGTTCGTGATAGCGAAGAGATTGTGAAAACGGATGTCGAAATCTTCTATCAGGGCTTTTTTAAAGTCCCGCTCCATAGCCGTTTGATTCCCGGGAAGGTAGGCCCCGGAGGGATTGTAGACCAAATCCAGCCGCAGGCTACTATCGGGCATGCCGTATCCGACCGCGTTCAAATCTTGCAGGGCGGTGATGGATTTATCGAAGACCCCGTTTCCACGTTGTTTGTCCGTTTTCCCGCGGGTGTAATGCGGCATGGACGAGATGACGTGAACGTTGTGCTTTTTGAAAAATTCCGGGAGGTCGTAGTATTTTTTGTTGGCCCGGATAATAGTCAGATTGGAGCGGATGATGAAGTCCTCAATACCGGCTTGGGCGGCTTCTTCGACGAACCAACGAAAATCAGGATTCATTTCGGGTGCCCCCCCGGTGAGGTCCAAGGTGTGTGCCCCCGTGTTCTTGATGACTTCAAGGCATTGCCGCATGGTCTCCCGGGTCATAATTTCTTTCCGGTCGGGGCCGGCATCAACATGGCAGTGCGCACATACCTGGTTGCACATATACCCGACGTTGATCTGTAGGATTTCCAATTTCTTCGGCCGAAGCGGAAATTTGCCGATGTTTTCGATTTTATCTTTAAAATATGGCAGTTCCCCATCGGCGAAGACACCTCCGTTCAAAATATCGAGCTGGGTATTGTTCTCCGCAAGCCTGTTATGTCTTGCCTTTAGCGATTTTGTAGCCATTTGTTTTGTAAAAATTAAAATTTCGAGGGATGGGCAGGCGCGATTTCCATACTTTTTCTACCCTATTATAGTGGCCTCGATGGAGTTTTCGACCGCAAACTTCGTGAGCTCTCTGTTTAAAGAGGATGTTTTCCTGGCGGCCGAACCAGAAATTCTGATTAGGCCCCAGTGTTTTTACCTCTCGACTTACATGGAAAGCTTGTTATACTTGTTCATCATCTGCACCCCGTGCACCAAGGTCGCCCCACTTTCTATGGCCGCCCCGGCGTGAACGGCTTCCATCATTTCTTCTTTCGTGATGCCTTTTTCGAGTCCGTCTTTGGTATATGCATCGATACAATAGGGGCATTTGACCACGTGGGAGACGGCTAGGGCAATCAGGGATTTCTCACGGGCGGACAGGGCCCCTTCCTCGAAGACCTTTCCGTAGTAGTCGAAAAACTTTTCGCCAAGCTCTTCGCTCCATTCCGTAATCTTTCCAAATTTCCGCAGATCTGCTGCGTCGTAATAATTATTTGCCATTATCGTTAAGATTTTATTTGCTGCAATTCTTCTGCGTTATGTTTCGGAAAATTCGTCAGAAGGTCGGCAAACCGATTGCTCCCATGTCCTTTTAGGTTTTCTTCCCTTGAAAACTCGATTCCTACCCTATCCTTATCGGATTGGACGGTATTGGGCGGGACCCTGCCTCGGCGGATTGTCCAATCTTGATTTTTGGCAGCTGGTTACCATTGTTCCCTATTCCTTTTGTCATTTGGTCAGAAACGTCCATTTTGCTCCACAAGTTAAGGAAATGGATAGGATAAGGACCTAAACCCAAGTTAAAACGGCAGAAGCCGCTCTGATCTTATAAGGTTTATGCTTCAATTAATATCCCAGTTTCGTCCTTACCCTTTCCAAAACATCGTCCGCGACTTTCCGGGCTTTTGCCGCTCCCACGGCGAGTGCTTCGTCGACCTCATCCAGATGGTTGATGTAGTAATCGTACTTTTCCCGGGCATCGTCGAACCTCTGGAGTATAAGCTCGTACAGCGCTTGTTTGGCGTGGCCGTATCCGTAGTTTCCGGCCAGATAATTGGCGCTCATTTCCTCGATTTGCTCCACCGAGCCTAAAAGTTTGTAAAGCGCGAAGATAGTGTCGTTCGTCGGATCTTTTGGATCTTCCATGGGGGTGCTATCAGTCTGTATCCCCATAATCTGTTTGCGCAACTGTTTGTCCCTCTGAAAAAGGTTGATGAGGTTGCCCCTGCTTTTGCTCATCTTTTTGCCGTCGGTACCGGGAATGTACATGGCCTGTTCCTGAACCTTGCCTTCGGGAAGTACGAAGGTCTCGCCCATCTGGGCGTGGAAACGGGAGGCCACGTCCCGGGTCATTTCGATATGTTGCAGCTGATCTTTACCTACGGGCACGATATTGGCGTCGTACAGGAGTATATCCGCCGCCATCAGCATAGGATAGTTAAAGAGGCCAGCATTGACATCCTCCAAACGATCGGCCTTGTCCTTAAAGGAATGGGCTAGGGTCAGGCGCTGATAGGGGAAAAAGCAGCTCAAGTACCAGGTAAGCTCCGTAGTCTGGGGCACATCGCTCTGGCGATAGAAAACGCTCTGATCGATATCGAGGCCGAAAGCCAGCCATGTAGCCGCAATCGAATAGGTATTCTGCCGCAGTAAATCGGCATTTTTTATTTGGGTCAACGAATGCATATCCGCAATAAAAAGAAAGGATTCGTTGTTTGGGTCCTGCGCCATTTCGATGGCCGGTTTTATCGCGCCCAAAATATTGCCCAAATGCGGGGTGCCCGTACTCTGTATGCCTGTTAATATTCTTGCCATTCCTTATAAAAACATTAAAGATTCCGGCAGTGTCCGCACCGATTTAGGCCACAAAGGGAGAGGCCAAGGTCGTAAGGTCATCTGCCCATCGGACAGGGCCATACCCATTACAATCCTAATGGTCGAGGTTCTGCCAAAATGGAAGCGCAAAGATAATGAAATCGGGCGTACTCCTTAAAATTATTACTTTTGAAGGATGCTTTCCCTTCTTAAAAAAATAGGCTACACCCTATATCGTATTTGGTTCTACGTTCTGGTGGCCGTGCCCATCCTGGTTTTCTTCCCGTTGTTGTTGGTGACTACACTTTCCGAGAAATGGTATCCGCGTTTCTTTTGGTTGGCGCGCAATCTGTGGGCCATCCCTATTTTATATGGGATGGGCTGCCCGCCAAAGGTCGAATGGGAACAGCGGATGCAACGCGGAAAAAGCTATATGCTGGTGGCCAACCATACCAGCATGCTCGATATTATGTTGATGCTCTACATCAGCAAAAATCCCTTTGTATTCGTGGGAAAGAAGGAGCTGGTCTCCATTCCCCTTTTCGGGTTTTTCTATAAGCGTGTCTGTATCATGGTGGACCGGGAGGATACCAGAAGTAGGACGGGTGTATACCGGCGGGCCCAAAGACGACTGAACCAGGGCCTGAGCATTTGCATTTTCCCCGAAGGCGGGGTGCCCGACGACGAGTCCGTTTTACTCGACGAATTTAAGGACGGTGCCTTTAAGATGGCCATCGCCCATAACATTCCCGTGGTGCCGATGAGCTTTCTCGACAACAAAAAACGCTTTTCGTTTACATTTCTAAGCGGCGGTCCGGGAAAGGTACGGGCCAGAGTCCACCATTTTTTTGAAACGGAACTTTTGGGCGAAGAGGATAAGGGCAAGCTTAGGGAAGATGTTAGGGAGGTTATTCTAGAGGAGTTGATGAAAAAAGGCGACTTTTAAGTTCCTTGCTCTGAGCACAAGCCCTTAAAGGAGAATTAGATTTTGTTTGCAGGCCATTAGCCATTAAAACCTAAAATTAAGCCCGCTATAAACCCCGATCGAAAAAGGACGAAAATCGCCCGATACATTCGAAAAGGTGTTCAGCTGATACTTAAAAATCGGCTCAATGTTCAGTTGTACATTTGGCGTAAACCGGTAGTTGACCCCGAAGCCGACGTTGACACTGAAATTTATATCGTTCAGGTTGCGGGCTTCCCCGATTGCCGTTGTCAGCGCCCCCGAGCTAAGGGTAACGTTGTTGTCGATGAGGAACAACGAACTAATCCCGCCGACCAGATGGATGCCAAATTGACGCTGTAATAGGGCGTAGTCGAGTTCCAATGGCACTTCAAGATAGCCGAAGCGTTGGGCAATCCTACCCTCTTGAAACTCGTCCATTGTACTGAACTCGGGAGCGAAATTCTCAGTGACATCTGAATTGGCGATCGGACTGTTCGCAGCAAGGGTTTCTAAGCTACCGCTGCGTTCGATGTTTTGTAAGCGTCCGTTGGAAGAGGCCGCCAAGGTCGGCGAAAACCCTACGTTGTTCGTGTCATAACCGTACTCGGTCTTGTGAAGGCCCGAGCGCACACTCAATTTTTCAGAAAGGGCGTAGGCAATGGACAGGCCGTAGCTCAGATTGGTACTTCCGGACTTGGCGTTCGGCGAAAAACCGGGGTCTATGGGAGAGCCTTCCCCCAAGGCATTAAAGTAAACGGGAGCAACATTCGGCCCGGCCGACCAGCGACTAGGGGATGCGCTGGTTAGCTTTTCTACCTTTTCCCGATCTTCAAGGACTTCGAAAATGGACCTTTTATTGTCGTCAACGCTATCATTGGCTTTTATAGGGTCATCCTTATCCATCGGAAGGCCTAGGGCAATCGCCTTATCGGATTTCTCCAAACTTTTTCTCCGATCACTTTCGGATGTAGCCAGTTTGTTTTGGTCTCCATTGTTAGGAACCCTTCTTAAAGGATTGGCCCTTGAAGCATCTGTTTCTCTCGTGTCGTCGACCTCTTCAGCGCGATTTGCTCGATTGGAGGCGAGCTGGTTTTTGGAATTTGGGGTCGCTCCTAAATCCTGATCGGTTTTCTTTTCAGGGGACGCGGCGTCATCCGCGTTAGATTCATCCGGTTCCGCGGTAATTTGATTTGGAGTTTCATTTCCGCCAGTTGCCACGGCTTGTTTTGTGTCTTGTGCAACTTGTAAGTAATAGTTCTTTGAATTTGTGGTATCACCGCTCCTGGATATTTTTGAATCCCGAGCGGGGACCCCGGGATTATTAGAAATAGAATACTTTCCGCTATTTTTCTCTCTCTCATCTTCCGGACTCGCGACTACGGTGTTTTCGTTGCCTTCAGGAACCCTCAAAGCATCCATTCGCTCTTCTTTGCCATCTGTATCCAAACCATCCCGTACTGCATCTTCAGTCGTTGAATTGTCGGAATCGGTGATCGGAGTTTCATCCGAAGCAGGACTAAGCATAAAAAACGCGAATATCGCAATGGCCAGAACCGCGGCGGCCCCGCTCCATCGCCACCATATCGGAATCACACGAGTCTTCCGCTTTTTGTCCAGCGTATTTTCGATAGCCGTCCATACCCTTTCATCCGGGGTCTCCAGGAGGGACTCCAACCTTTCCCGAAAGAGATCGTCTATGTTTTTTTTATCCATGTAAAAGGCTTAAACGTTTCGCTATAAACAGCTCTCCATGAGAATAAATAGCAATACCCCGATTATCGGGATGTTGCGCTCGGTCTCGATTTTTTCCTTTAGGCAAAGGCGGGCACGGGCCAGGTTCGATTTTGAAGTGCCCGGCGAAGTTCCCAACAAGGCTGCAATTTCTTTATGGGAATATCCGTCCAATACATAAAGCGTAAAGGTCAAGCGATATTTATGGGGCAGCTCCTGGATATAGCCCAAAAGGGTTTCCAGCCTAAGCTGCGAAAAACGGGATTCCACCTCGATCTCGCCTGTGCTTTCGTATCCGTTCGTGCCCTCGTCCTTAAAATTGTCGGAAACAATTTTTAACCGGCCTTCCTCGCGATATTTCTGCATAATCGTGTTCACGGCGATACGCTTGGCCCATCCTTCGAAGGACCCCGTTGCCTTAAACTGTCCGATTTTATCGAAAATACATAGAAAGCTGTCGTGCAGATGATCTTCCGCCTCCGTTCGATTGCGCGAATATTTGAGGCAGGTACCGAACAAGGCCGGGGATAATTCCCGGTACAATCGTTCTTGCGCCTTCCTGTTGCCTTGTTTGCAGCTTTCGATGAGTTCTTCGAGACCCAAAATCCTTAGTTAAGTTAACTGCGGGATTCGCAGTTCAAAGATAATACCAAACTAAATTCGACCTACGCATCCCGATGTGGGTTCGAGAACTACCGGCGGTGCTTTACGGGAACTTCGATTTCCAAGAATTCGGGCTCCCCGTTTTCATCGTCCCCGGTGTAAAATTGAAAAACATACGGGTTGCTATAGATGACCTCGAACTGGAAAGAATCTTGGATCGAATCGTTTACCGCTTCACAGGGTCCCTCGTCCAATACGATACCGATGGCCGCTACCGTTCGAATGTTCGTCGAGTCGGTAAAGGAGCGCCTCACATCGAAGGTTTCGGAATAGGTGCAGTCGTCGGGTCTCAGTAAGTTGACATCGACTTTATAGACCCTGCCCAATTCGAAGGTATCGGGTAAACTGGCGTTGACCGTTTTCAACGTGGTGTACTTGAAATTGGTCTGATCGTCATCGATACTGCAGGATGCGGCAAGTACCGCCAAGCCGATAACGAAAAAAAATAAAAAAGCTCTTTTCATCTGTTAGTTTTTACTGATAAATAAATAAGGTTTTGCCCGAATTTTTGGGCGGTCCTTCGAGCCAATTGACGGGGTCGCCAATGCTCCGAACTCACCTCGTGGTACGGGTTCTTGTCTAATAGATGTAAGAATCTGGGAACGGTTGCGTGGAAAGCGGGACTATTTTCTCTTTACGTGTTCGGATGGATGTCAAACATAATAAAGGCACAATGCCTACAGAAAGCGTTGTGCCTAATTTTAAAAGATGCTTGCCTGCATTCTTACCAAGAAGTAAAAAAGGAGATAAGACTGTAGGACTTAGGAGGTAAGACCTTTAATTTTTTCACAAAGCCGACTGTTTTCACAGCCTTTTAGTTCCTTGTCCTATATATCTTTCAGTCCTACGTCGTGTTTTGGCTCCGTAGCGGCTGAGCCTGAAATTTTATCGCTCACTGGCTTTATGTCTGCTAGCCGTGAGCGGATCAGTCGTTCAACGCCCCAATGGCATCGCGAATCTTGTCGTCGAGTTCCTCTAGGAGCTCGGGATTGTCAAGTAAAAGGCGTTTGACGGCGTCCCTGCCCTGTCCGAGCTTTGTATCTCCGTAGCTGAACCACGAGCCGCTTTTTTTGACAATTTCATACTCCACCCCGAGGTCGATGACCTCTCCGACTTTAGAGATGCCTTCCCCGTACATGATATCGAATTCCGCTGTCC
Encoded here:
- a CDS encoding DUF4254 domain-containing protein; the encoded protein is MDFSALAYKIFQESITKYHVKNDVDQAFINPYKEDDIDGLLYRKNWIDTVQWHYEDIIRDPDIEPHAALKLKRKIDASNQDRTDLVEFIDSYFLQKYRTVEVKNNATINTESPAWAIDRLSILALKIYHMKEEAERTDASSDYVKKCHQKLEVLLEQRKDLSAAIDQLLSDIEAGDKYMKVYKQMKMYNDEEMNPVLRGIK
- a CDS encoding glycosyltransferase family 9 protein translates to MCRPGKTDNVNSPNPSEGGGSHILVIRLSAMGDVAMTVPVLTALIQRYPHLEITVLTKPFFAPMFAQLKQVEVFEAETKGRHKGVFGLHTLYKDLKNRDIDLVADLHNVLRSKVLKRYFNFGGIPFEQIAKGRREKKALTATKNKVFKALKSTHERYADVLDALGFPVDLSKASCLYKEKLSDKVLKLVGPHNKKWLGIAPFAAFEGKMYPMHLMKEVVHQLNNTDKYKIFLFGGGQQEKQQLESMATGFSSCINVSGTLSFSEELALISNLDAMLSMDSGNGHLAAMYGIPVITIWGVTHPYAGFYPFGQPAENALLANRKKFPFIPTSIYGKNMPEGYEKAMETITPPDVVKKIEKVLSQS
- a CDS encoding TetR/AcrR family transcriptional regulator, which encodes MEKSLKRMATMQRMQATGLELFYKNGYYNTSIDDILKELSLSKGAFYYHFDSKEDFFVQIVENLLMRKMYSLLIEPIEGNENTLDLLLQCYEDALETAVHNELDFGFALGNFINEFNGRNATIMKHLNDILKVWEVNLVTAIQRGKFNGYIDRHVDSEGVAVFLMSSYVGIRTLMVETAPSVRKYRFMSQVRTYFKTMEPKMAMV
- the arsS gene encoding arsenosugar biosynthesis radical SAM (seleno)protein ArsS (Some members of this family are selenoproteins.); its protein translation is MATKSLKARHNRLAENNTQLDILNGGVFADGELPYFKDKIENIGKFPLRPKKLEILQINVGYMCNQVCAHCHVDAGPDRKEIMTRETMRQCLEVIKNTGAHTLDLTGGAPEMNPDFRWFVEEAAQAGIEDFIIRSNLTIIRANKKYYDLPEFFKKHNVHVISSMPHYTRGKTDKQRGNGVFDKSITALQDLNAVGYGMPDSSLRLDLVYNPSGAYLPGNQTAMERDFKKALIEDFDIRFHNLFAITNLPIARFLDYLIASENYEDYMYALVEAYNPAAVENLMCTNTISVGWDGWLYDCDFNQMLDLKVASKVKHIKDYNEDVLNDRNIVVSQHCYGCTAGAGSSCQGSVTE
- a CDS encoding arsenosugar biosynthesis-associated peroxidase-like protein, whose amino-acid sequence is MANNYYDAADLRKFGKITEWSEELGEKFFDYYGKVFEEGALSAREKSLIALAVSHVVKCPYCIDAYTKDGLEKGITKEEMMEAVHAGAAIESGATLVHGVQMMNKYNKLSM
- the trpS gene encoding tryptophan--tRNA ligase, translated to MARILTGIQSTGTPHLGNILGAIKPAIEMAQDPNNESFLFIADMHSLTQIKNADLLRQNTYSIAATWLAFGLDIDQSVFYRQSDVPQTTELTWYLSCFFPYQRLTLAHSFKDKADRLEDVNAGLFNYPMLMAADILLYDANIVPVGKDQLQHIEMTRDVASRFHAQMGETFVLPEGKVQEQAMYIPGTDGKKMSKSRGNLINLFQRDKQLRKQIMGIQTDSTPMEDPKDPTNDTIFALYKLLGSVEQIEEMSANYLAGNYGYGHAKQALYELILQRFDDAREKYDYYINHLDEVDEALAVGAAKARKVADDVLERVRTKLGY
- a CDS encoding lysophospholipid acyltransferase family protein, coding for MLSLLKKIGYTLYRIWFYVLVAVPILVFFPLLLVTTLSEKWYPRFFWLARNLWAIPILYGMGCPPKVEWEQRMQRGKSYMLVANHTSMLDIMLMLYISKNPFVFVGKKELVSIPLFGFFYKRVCIMVDREDTRSRTGVYRRAQRRLNQGLSICIFPEGGVPDDESVLLDEFKDGAFKMAIAHNIPVVPMSFLDNKKRFSFTFLSGGPGKVRARVHHFFETELLGEEDKGKLREDVREVILEELMKKGDF
- a CDS encoding outer membrane beta-barrel protein, which produces MDKKNIDDLFRERLESLLETPDERVWTAIENTLDKKRKTRVIPIWWRWSGAAAVLAIAIFAFFMLSPASDETPITDSDNSTTEDAVRDGLDTDGKEERMDALRVPEGNENTVVASPEDEREKNSGKYSISNNPGVPARDSKISRSGDTTNSKNYYLQVAQDTKQAVATGGNETPNQITAEPDESNADDAASPEKKTDQDLGATPNSKNQLASNRANRAEEVDDTRETDASRANPLRRVPNNGDQNKLATSESDRRKSLEKSDKAIALGLPMDKDDPIKANDSVDDNKRSIFEVLEDREKVEKLTSASPSRWSAGPNVAPVYFNALGEGSPIDPGFSPNAKSGSTNLSYGLSIAYALSEKLSVRSGLHKTEYGYDTNNVGFSPTLAASSNGRLQNIERSGSLETLAANSPIANSDVTENFAPEFSTMDEFQEGRIAQRFGYLEVPLELDYALLQRQFGIHLVGGISSLFLIDNNVTLSSGALTTAIGEARNLNDINFSVNVGFGVNYRFTPNVQLNIEPIFKYQLNTFSNVSGDFRPFSIGVYSGLNFRF
- a CDS encoding RNA polymerase sigma factor gives rise to the protein MGLEELIESCKQGNRKAQERLYRELSPALFGTCLKYSRNRTEAEDHLHDSFLCIFDKIGQFKATGSFEGWAKRIAVNTIMQKYREEGRLKIVSDNFKDEGTNGYESTGEIEVESRFSQLRLETLLGYIQELPHKYRLTFTLYVLDGYSHKEIAALLGTSPGTSKSNLARARLCLKEKIETERNIPIIGVLLFILMESCL